From Aspergillus fumigatus Af293 chromosome 5, whole genome shotgun sequence, a single genomic window includes:
- a CDS encoding PQ-loop repeat-containing protein → MYLISLALEYGAPLFLITSPITSYTDQILSIHRSRNSGGFSLDIPLIMLVASILKVFYWFGHYYSLSLLVQAVIMIGVQIVLLKVALDNRPSPGVKNSVEHVPFSNLDEKGFARPYEFWQWKSAKPYWMFLAYFVGALSFVQILLPPIARSDFYVSLLGYAGLAVEAILPLPQIVANHRTRSCKGFRVSVLAAWILGDVMKMSYFFCSKEVIPWAFRLCGMFQCACDLYLGVQFWMYARHTLRAAGGPRHNTASWPAGEKDIRMT, encoded by the exons ATGTATCTCATATCGCTGGCTCTTGAATATGGAGCCCCCTTGTT TCTTATTACGTCCCCTATCACGTCCTATACGGATCAGATCCTCAGTATACATCGGTCAAGGAATTCGGGGGGGTTCTCTCTCGATATCCCTTTGATCATGCTCGTCGCATCCATCCTGAA GGTGTTTTACTGGTTTGGCCACTACTACTCGCTCTCGCTGCTCGTACAAGCCGTGATTATGATTGGGGTCCAGATCGTCTTGCTCAAAGTTGCCCTGGATAACCGGCCGTCTCCAGGAGTCAAGAATAGCGTGGAGCATGTTCCGTTTAGCAATTTGGATGAGAAGGGTTTTGCCAGACCATACGAATTCTGGCAGTGGAAGTCCGCAAAGCC GTACTGGATGTTCCTGGCCTATTTTGTCGGGGCGCTATCATTCGTCCAGATCCTTCTGCCGCCCATTGCTCGGTCGGACTTCTATGTGAGCCTCCTGGGATATGCTGGTCTGGCTGTAGAAGCTATCCTCCCACTCCCTCAGATAGTTGCCAATCACCGGACTCGTTCGTGCAAAGGATTTCGGGTTTCGGTGTTGGCAGCTTGGATTCTTGGTGATGTGATGAAAATGAGTtacttcttctgcagcaaaGAGGTGATTCCCTGGGCTTTTCGCCTATGCGGTATGTTCCAGTGCGCCTGTGATCTCTACCTCGGGGTACAATTCTGGATGTATGCGCGGCATACACTCAGGGCTGCGGGCGGCCCTAGGCATAACACTGCCAGCTGGCCAGCCGGGGAGAAAGACATACGGATGACCTAA
- the chi4 gene encoding glycoside hydrolase family 18 protein, giving the protein MSLLAQLLALTAAAASLERVYAKLDLSSSSNVAVYWGQNSFRGTGDLAQQRLSYYCDGESFMFGYFQVNVLMETSLDPKIDVFELAFLIRINGQGGVPEVNFSNANDNCTLFKDTNLLKCPQIGEDITTCQKKGKTILLSIGGATYSEGGFSSEPAAKAGAELVWQTFGPPSINATAHRPFGNASVDGFDFDFEASVSNVAPFANRLRELMDADHRRDYFLTAAPQCPYPDAADKDILNGPVSVDAVFVQFYNNWCGLNSFEAGESKQNSFNFEVWDNWAKTVSLNKKAKVFLGVPANTGAAGSGYVPVDTLKPIIEYSKKFSSFGGVMMWDVTQAYGNTGFLDGVAQALGKTASHVRRSCRYRPYGWF; this is encoded by the exons ATGTCTTTATTAGCACAACTGCTTGCATTgacggcagcggcagcttcTCTGGAAAGAGTGTATGCCAAACTTGAtctctcgtcttcctcgaACGTGGCAGTATACTGGG GTCAGAATTCTTTCCGGGGTACTGGAGATTTGGCGCAGCAGCGTCTTTCATACTACTGTGATGGTGAGTCATTCATGTTTGGGTATTTCCAGGTCAATGTGCTGATGGAAACTTCATTAGACCCTAAGATAGAT GTTTTTGAACTCGCATTTCTCATAAGAATCAACGGCCAGGGTGGCGTTCCTGAAGTCAACTTTTCTAATGCGAACGACAATTGTACACTCTTCAAAGATACCAACCTTCTCAAATGCCCTCAGATTGG GGAGGATATTACGACGTgccagaagaaaggaaagaccATTCTGCTTTCTATTGGCGGGGCCACATACAGTGAAGGAGGATTCAGTTCAGAACCCGCTGCAAAGGCCGGCGCCGAATTGGTCTGGCAGACCTTTGGACCGCCCTCCATCAACGCGACGGCCCATCGGCCGTTCGGGAATGCGTCGGTAGACGGATTCGACTTTGACTTCGAGGCCTCCGTCAGTAATGTTGCTCCCTTCGCGAACAGGCTTCGTGAATTGATGGATGCCGATCACCGCAGAGATTATTTCTTGACGGCTGCACCCCAATGTCCGTACCCTGACGCTGCCGATAAGGATATACTCAACGGTCCGGTGTCCGTTGACGCTGTGTTCGTTCAGTTCTACAACAACTGGTGCGGATTGAATTCTTTTGAGGCCGGAGAGAGCAAGCAGAACAGCTTCAACTTCGAGGTCTGGGACAACTGGGCCAAGACGGTTTCTCTGaacaagaaggccaaggtaTTCCTGGGCGTGCCGGCGAACACTGGCGCTGCAGGCTCAGGCTACGTGCCTGTAGATACCCTGAAGCCGATCATCGAATACAGCAAGAAGTTTAGCAGTTTTGGCGGCGTGATGATGTGGGATGTCACCCAGGCCTACGGCAACACGGGCTTCCTTGACGGTGTCGCCCAGGCGCTGGGCAAGACGGCGTCCCACGTTCGTCGCTCGTGCCGCTATCGTCCTTACGGCTGGTTTTGA
- a CDS encoding NAD(P)/FAD-dependent oxidoreductase, with protein MAPKSLLYTIFSSLAVALAASVPHTDYEVMIIGGGPSGLSAASGLSRVRRKNIVFDSGEYRNGPTRNMHDVIGNDGAVPSDFRALARNQISKYNQTTWVNEKVDSVRVITDEERNTTYFRASVAGETYTARKLILGTGMKDILPETPGLDEAWGKGVYWCPWCDGWEHRDQPFGILGSLVDVVGSVLEVYTLNTDIIAFVNGTQTPKAEAKLAEKYPNWKKQLEAYNIVLNNETVKSIERVQNGEDVYDDQGRQFDIFRVNLADGSSVTRNAFITNFPSEQRSSIPKELGLKMKDNKIDTNIDGMRTSLPGVFAVGDANSDGSTNVPHAMFSGKRAAVFVHVEMAREESRAAVSKRTLPSKRAMEKEAERRMGSDLEKLWERVRRA; from the exons ATGGCTCCCAAGTCTCTTCTGtacaccatcttctcctcccttgCCGTCGCTCTGGCGGCGTCAGTCCCCCACACTGACTATGAGGTGATGATAATCGGTGGAGGCCCCTCTGGCCTGAGCGCCGCCAGTGGTTTGTCGCGGGTGCGCCGGAAGAACATCGTGTTCGACTCAGGCGAGTATCGTAATGGTCCGACAAGGAACATGCACGATGTCATTGGCAACGACG GCGCCGTCCCCAGCGACTTCCGCGCACTTGCCCGCAACCAAATCTCCAAGTACAACCAGACGACCTGGGTGAACGAAAAAGTCGACTCGGTCCGCGTCATCACCGACGAGGAGCGAAACACCACCTACTTCCGCGCCTCGGTAGCCGGCGAAACCTACACAGCCCGCAAGCTCATCCTCGGCACCGGCATGAAGGACATCCTGCCGGAGACGCCCGGGCTGGACGAAGCCTGGGGGAAAGGCGTGTACTGGTGCCCCTGGTGCGACGGGTGGGAGCACCGCGACCAGCCTTTCGGGATCCTGGGCTCCCTCGTCGACGTCGTGGGCAGCGTGCTGGAAGTGTACACGCTCAACACGGACATCATCGCCTTCGTGAACGGCACGCAGACTCCCAAGGCTGAGGCCAAGCTGGCGGAGAAGTACCCCAACTGGAAGAAGCAGCTCGAGGCGTACAACATCGTGCTGAACAATGAGACTGTCAAGTCCATTGAGCGCGTGCAGAACGGTGAGGACGTCTATGATGACCAGGGCCGCCAGTTCGATATCTTCAGGGTTAACCTCGCCGATGGCTCCTCCGTCACCCGCAATGCCTTCATTACAAACTTCCCCTCGGAGCAGCGCTCATCCATCCCCAAGGAGCTCGGtctgaagatgaaggataaCAAGATCGACACCAATATCGATGGGATGCGGACGAGCCTGCCAGGTGTGTTCGCTGTCGGCGATGCCAACAGCGATGGGAGCACCAACGTGCCGCATGCCATGTTCAGCGGGAAGAGAGCTGCTGTCTTTGTTCACG TCGAAATGGCCCGCGAGGAATCCCGGGCTGCCGTGTCCAAGCGGACTCTGCCTTCTAAACGGGccatggagaaggaagcagagagACGCATGGGAAGCGATCTGGAGAAGCTATGGGAGCGCGTTCGTCGTGCCTAA